In a single window of the Deinococcus aetherius genome:
- a CDS encoding ABC transporter substrate-binding protein: MHKKTLTVLLSAALTAAPALAQSVKLSDNAVKVGVLTDLSGVYSELSGQGSVKAAQMAAADFMAANPAFRGKVQVVGVDHQNKADVASNKAAEMIDRQNVDMLVDMPTSSAALAASEVAKNKKVVAMVVTGATTALTNEKCNKYTFHYAYDNYMLANGTGTAVTQRGGKNWFIIYPNYAFGQDLNRQMTAAIQENGGRLVAPSDATPFPNTDFSSYLLKAQSLKPKIFGTMQAGADLVNVVKQYNEFGLKNQGIGLGIGLLFETDVAALGQDAFAGAIATVPWFWNLDARSRVWAAKFEKAFGKKPTWAQAGVYSATMTYLQAVARAKTDESDAVVKALEGYSFNDFFARNATIRPQDHRVLLDVHTVQVKPKAQAKENGDIFTRLSTIPAAKAFMPLAESKCKM, encoded by the coding sequence ATGCACAAGAAGACCCTGACCGTTCTGCTCTCCGCCGCCCTTACCGCCGCCCCCGCCCTCGCCCAGAGCGTGAAGCTCAGCGACAACGCGGTGAAGGTGGGCGTCCTGACCGACCTCTCGGGTGTGTACTCCGAACTCTCCGGGCAGGGCAGCGTGAAGGCCGCTCAGATGGCCGCCGCCGACTTCATGGCCGCCAACCCCGCCTTTCGGGGCAAGGTGCAGGTCGTGGGCGTGGACCACCAGAACAAGGCCGACGTGGCGAGCAACAAGGCCGCCGAGATGATCGACCGTCAGAACGTGGACATGCTCGTGGACATGCCGACCTCCAGCGCCGCCCTGGCCGCGAGCGAGGTCGCCAAGAACAAGAAGGTCGTGGCGATGGTGGTGACGGGGGCGACCACCGCCCTGACGAACGAGAAGTGCAACAAGTACACCTTCCACTACGCCTACGACAACTACATGCTCGCCAACGGCACGGGCACGGCGGTCACCCAGCGCGGCGGCAAGAACTGGTTCATCATCTACCCCAACTACGCCTTCGGGCAGGACCTCAACCGCCAGATGACGGCGGCGATCCAGGAGAACGGCGGCAGGCTCGTGGCCCCCAGCGACGCGACGCCCTTCCCGAACACCGACTTCTCCTCGTACCTGCTCAAGGCGCAGAGCCTGAAGCCCAAGATCTTCGGCACCATGCAGGCGGGCGCCGACCTCGTGAACGTGGTCAAGCAGTACAACGAGTTCGGACTCAAGAACCAGGGGATCGGGCTGGGGATCGGCCTGCTCTTCGAGACGGACGTGGCAGCCCTCGGCCAGGACGCCTTCGCGGGGGCTATCGCCACCGTGCCGTGGTTCTGGAACCTCGACGCTCGCAGCCGCGTCTGGGCCGCCAAGTTCGAGAAGGCCTTCGGCAAGAAACCCACCTGGGCGCAGGCCGGGGTGTACTCCGCCACCATGACCTACCTCCAGGCCGTCGCCCGCGCGAAAACCGACGAGAGCGACGCCGTGGTCAAGGCGCTGGAGGGCTACTCCTTCAACGACTTCTTCGCCCGCAACGCCACCATCCGCCCGCAGGACCACCGGGTGCTCCTCGACGTGCACACCGTGCAGGTCAAGCCGAAGGCCCAGGCGAAGGAGAACGGCGACATCTTCACCCGCCTGTCCACCATCCCGGCAGCCAAGGCGTTCATGCCCCTGGCCGAGAGCAAGTGCAAGATGTGA
- a CDS encoding branched-chain amino acid ABC transporter permease: MNTQLLLIQVFNGLVNGAFYALLSLGLAVIFGMLRIVNFMHGALYMLGAFTAFALGQAFGLGFWPSLILAPLIVGLIGVVLERSLLSRLYGLEPSYNLLLTFGLTLLTQDLVKQVMLSQYAVSSAPYTPPAALSGVVNLGFVVFPKYRLFVIGLALVVCLITWLVIEKTRVGAIIRASTENPNVTRAFGIDVGKWVTGVFGVGVGLAGLAGVLAAPIYSVEPYMGAELIITTFAVVVIGGMGSILGSVVTGFAVGVLAAVGAALYPPIANTLVFILMAIVLLVRPSGLFGLPEGAR; the protein is encoded by the coding sequence ATGAACACACAACTCCTGCTGATTCAGGTGTTCAACGGCCTGGTGAACGGCGCCTTCTACGCGCTGCTCAGCCTTGGCCTCGCCGTCATCTTCGGGATGCTGCGCATCGTGAACTTCATGCACGGGGCGCTCTACATGCTCGGCGCCTTCACCGCGTTCGCGCTGGGGCAGGCCTTCGGGCTGGGCTTCTGGCCGTCTCTGATCCTCGCACCGCTCATCGTGGGGCTGATCGGCGTGGTGCTGGAGCGGTCGTTGCTCTCGCGGCTGTACGGGCTGGAGCCGAGTTACAACCTGCTCCTGACCTTCGGGCTGACGCTGCTCACCCAGGACCTCGTGAAGCAGGTCATGCTCTCGCAGTACGCGGTGTCGAGCGCGCCCTACACGCCGCCCGCCGCGCTCTCGGGGGTCGTCAACCTCGGCTTCGTCGTCTTTCCCAAATACCGCCTCTTCGTGATCGGCCTCGCGCTCGTGGTCTGCCTCATCACCTGGCTCGTGATCGAGAAGACCCGGGTGGGCGCGATCATCCGCGCGAGCACGGAGAACCCGAACGTGACCCGGGCCTTCGGCATCGACGTGGGCAAGTGGGTGACGGGCGTGTTCGGCGTCGGTGTGGGGCTGGCGGGTCTCGCCGGGGTCCTCGCCGCCCCGATCTACTCGGTGGAGCCGTACATGGGCGCCGAACTCATCATCACGACCTTCGCGGTGGTGGTGATCGGCGGGATGGGGAGCATCCTGGGGAGCGTGGTGACCGGCTTCGCGGTGGGCGTCCTCGCCGCCGTGGGCGCGGCCCTCTACCCTCCCATCGCCAACACGCTCGTCTTCATCCTGATGGCGATTGTGCTCCTCGTGCGTCCCAGCGGGCTCTTCGGGCTGCCGGAAGGGGCGCGATGA
- a CDS encoding branched-chain amino acid ABC transporter permease, with amino-acid sequence MTVLPRTAARTARERNVRAAWLIGLGIVLLILPRLIYPVLALDILAWGLFAVAFDLLFGFSGLLSFGHAAFWGTSAYVTAFLLGHGQSVPVAMLGGTGAALLIAVPVAFLSVRSVGIYFSMITLAFAQMLSFLALQWTDVTGGENGLQGFARPGFLGLDFSDSVTRYYFALAVFAVGFYIAYRTIRSPFGQALQAVRDNEQRAQSIGYNPNRFKFTAFLISATLAGLAGSLYTFGHGVVSLEVVNWRTSGEVVMMTLLGGTTTLFGPVIGAGLVLLLRDVLTTANLPVGIVTGLVFVLVVLFFRRGVVGTVQGWLRRR; translated from the coding sequence ATGACGGTCCTCCCCCGCACCGCCGCCCGGACGGCCCGGGAGCGCAATGTCCGCGCGGCGTGGCTGATCGGGCTGGGAATCGTCCTCTTGATCCTGCCCCGGCTGATCTACCCGGTGCTCGCGCTCGACATCCTGGCCTGGGGTCTCTTTGCCGTCGCCTTCGACCTGCTGTTCGGCTTCTCCGGCCTGCTGAGTTTCGGGCACGCGGCCTTCTGGGGCACGAGCGCGTACGTGACGGCCTTTCTCCTCGGGCACGGGCAGAGCGTTCCCGTCGCCATGCTGGGCGGGACGGGCGCCGCGCTTCTGATCGCCGTGCCGGTCGCCTTCCTCAGCGTGCGCTCGGTCGGCATCTACTTCTCCATGATCACGCTCGCCTTCGCGCAGATGCTCTCCTTCCTGGCGCTGCAATGGACCGACGTGACGGGCGGCGAGAACGGCCTTCAGGGTTTCGCGCGCCCGGGCTTCCTGGGGCTGGACTTCAGCGATTCGGTCACGCGTTACTACTTCGCGCTGGCAGTGTTTGCCGTCGGCTTTTACATCGCCTACCGCACGATCCGCAGCCCCTTCGGGCAGGCCCTCCAAGCGGTGCGCGACAACGAGCAGAGGGCCCAGAGCATCGGGTACAACCCCAACCGCTTCAAGTTCACGGCTTTCCTGATCAGCGCGACGCTCGCCGGGCTGGCGGGGAGCCTGTACACCTTCGGGCACGGGGTCGTGAGCCTGGAGGTCGTGAACTGGCGCACCTCGGGCGAGGTCGTCATGATGACCCTCCTCGGCGGCACGACCACCCTCTTCGGCCCGGTGATCGGCGCGGGCCTGGTGCTGCTCCTGCGCGACGTGCTGACGACGGCGAACCTTCCGGTGGGGATCGTGACGGGCCTCGTTTTCGTGCTCGTGGTGCTGTTCTTCCGCCGGGGGGTGGTGGGAACGGTGCAGGGCTGGCTTAGGCGTCGGTAA